A single window of Stigmatella aurantiaca DNA harbors:
- a CDS encoding sigma-70 family RNA polymerase sigma factor: MATAHLLEEHRAALTGHCYRMLGSAAEADDAVQETLLRAWRGLDQFEARASLRTWLYRIATRVCLDSLGDRSRRARPMELGPASSADGPLASRPASEWLEPIPDAHVLPTDANPAELAILRQSIRLAFVAALQHLPPRQRAVLLLTEVLGWSAAEVADSLDTSVASVNSALQRARATLATHDLTPQAPLSGTQSTLLERYVHAFERYDVDALTALLHQEATLSMPPYELWLRGHASIRAWLLGRGAGCRGSRLVPVSASGSPAFGQYRPSGPGGRHEPWALIVLEVSGGHITALNSFLDTKTLFPRFGLPRELAP, from the coding sequence ATGGCCACCGCCCACCTCCTCGAGGAGCACCGCGCCGCCCTGACGGGCCACTGCTACCGCATGCTGGGTTCGGCCGCCGAAGCCGACGACGCCGTGCAGGAGACGCTGCTCCGGGCGTGGCGCGGCCTGGACCAGTTCGAAGCGCGGGCGTCCCTGCGAACCTGGCTGTACCGCATCGCCACCCGGGTATGCCTGGACTCCCTGGGCGATCGCTCCCGCCGCGCCCGCCCGATGGAGCTGGGCCCCGCCAGCTCCGCCGACGGCCCGCTCGCGTCGCGTCCGGCCTCGGAGTGGCTCGAACCCATCCCCGACGCGCACGTCCTGCCCACGGACGCCAATCCGGCCGAGCTCGCCATCCTGCGCCAGAGCATCCGCCTCGCGTTCGTGGCGGCGCTCCAGCACCTGCCGCCCCGGCAACGCGCGGTGCTGCTCCTGACCGAAGTGCTCGGCTGGTCCGCGGCGGAGGTGGCCGACAGCCTCGACACCTCGGTGGCGTCCGTCAACAGCGCCCTGCAGCGGGCCCGGGCGACACTCGCCACCCACGATCTGACCCCTCAGGCCCCGCTGTCCGGCACGCAGTCCACGCTGCTGGAGCGCTATGTCCATGCCTTCGAGCGATACGACGTGGATGCGCTCACGGCGCTGCTCCACCAGGAAGCGACCCTCTCGATGCCGCCCTATGAGCTGTGGCTTCGCGGGCATGCGTCCATCCGCGCCTGGCTGCTGGGACGGGGCGCGGGCTGCCGGGGCTCCCGGCTGGTGCCGGTCTCGGCCAGTGGCTCGCCTGCCTTCGGGCAGTACCGGCCCAGTGGACCGGGAGGCCGCCACGAGCCGTGGGCGCTGATCGTGCTCGAAGTCTCCGGGGGCCACATCACCGCGCTGAACTCGTTCCTCGACACCAAGACGCTGTTCCCGCGCTTCGGGCTTCCCCGGGAACTCGCTCCCTGA
- the brxL gene encoding protease Lon-related BREX system protein BrxL yields MERDGLDLKLNVAFPGKVVRKDLLHQIKGGENVPSYVLEYLLGRYCASEDEGEIQLGIETVKETLRKNYFRQDEANKAKALVERHGRYRFIDRIEVRFVPSETKYWASMDNFGYDRIHIPDEFHRRYDRLLEGGIWAMIDLEFKVDEETGKGSSPFHVADIKPIQLARFDLEDFCEARRQFTTAEWIDVLLRTIGLESARFDDRRKLMNLTRLISLVEKNFNFIELGPRGTGKSYAFSEFSPYSILVSGGKASTANLFYNNARRKVGLVGHWDVVAFDEVGGMRVTDPDTIQIMKDYMANGRFSRGVTQVHADASLVFIGNLNHPVETLVSSSALDLFQPLPREFDLAVIDRFHFYLPGWELPKNSRALLTEHYGFVTDYLAEAFHTLRKDNRFDALNGEFRLGSHVEGRDANGIKRTVSGLLKLLHPHGEWSRDELRSYLELAMEGRRRVKEQLKKRGSFEFFKTSFSYIDEHDGRELVVGVPEQGGQGAIVQDALAPGAIYTATVDAESRVSLMRIEIGMSPGTGKLRMPAGMGKGLKESLNRAWAYLHSVKERAGLAPIIATKDFAVEAVNLSGGGGEPECGVAFFVALMSALQNRNVEGGTVVLGDLTVQGNIRAPVSIAECVQMALDNGALRVIVPVATKKQISVLPEEVVEKLDIVFYGDVDRAVMKAMAG; encoded by the coding sequence ATGGAGCGGGATGGCCTCGACCTCAAGCTGAACGTTGCATTTCCGGGAAAGGTGGTTCGTAAGGATCTGCTCCACCAGATCAAGGGCGGCGAGAACGTGCCGTCCTACGTCCTTGAGTATTTGCTCGGGCGCTATTGTGCGTCAGAGGACGAGGGCGAGATCCAACTCGGTATCGAGACTGTGAAAGAGACATTACGGAAGAATTATTTCCGTCAGGACGAGGCGAACAAGGCAAAGGCCCTCGTTGAGCGACACGGGAGGTACCGCTTCATCGACCGCATTGAGGTTCGGTTCGTACCGAGTGAGACCAAGTATTGGGCCTCTATGGATAACTTCGGGTACGACCGCATCCATATTCCTGACGAGTTTCACCGTCGGTACGATCGTCTCCTCGAAGGTGGCATCTGGGCCATGATCGACTTGGAGTTCAAAGTCGACGAGGAGACAGGGAAGGGCAGCAGCCCGTTTCACGTCGCGGACATCAAGCCCATACAACTCGCCCGTTTCGATCTTGAGGACTTCTGCGAGGCGAGGCGGCAGTTCACCACGGCCGAGTGGATTGACGTGCTGCTGCGCACTATCGGACTTGAGTCGGCGCGCTTTGATGATCGTCGCAAGCTGATGAACCTCACGCGGCTCATTTCGCTGGTCGAGAAGAACTTCAATTTCATTGAGCTTGGCCCTCGAGGAACTGGCAAGTCCTATGCTTTTTCGGAGTTTTCGCCCTACAGCATCCTTGTTTCTGGCGGCAAGGCCAGCACGGCGAATCTTTTCTACAACAACGCCCGTCGCAAAGTCGGTCTGGTCGGCCATTGGGACGTCGTGGCTTTCGATGAGGTCGGCGGCATGCGTGTCACCGATCCCGATACCATCCAGATCATGAAGGATTACATGGCGAATGGGCGGTTCAGCCGTGGCGTAACGCAGGTCCACGCCGACGCTTCGCTCGTATTCATTGGTAATCTGAACCATCCGGTTGAAACGCTGGTGTCATCGAGCGCGCTCGACCTGTTTCAGCCGTTGCCCCGAGAATTCGATCTCGCAGTGATTGATCGTTTCCACTTCTACCTGCCGGGATGGGAACTCCCAAAGAATTCGCGAGCTCTGCTAACGGAGCACTACGGCTTTGTGACGGACTACCTGGCGGAGGCGTTTCACACACTGCGCAAGGACAACCGCTTCGATGCGTTGAATGGTGAGTTCCGCCTCGGCTCTCACGTTGAGGGGCGTGACGCCAACGGCATTAAGCGTACCGTGAGCGGACTTCTGAAGTTGCTGCATCCACACGGAGAGTGGAGTCGCGACGAACTTCGCTCCTATTTGGAGCTTGCAATGGAAGGACGCCGTCGCGTGAAGGAGCAACTCAAGAAGCGCGGCTCCTTCGAGTTCTTCAAGACGAGTTTCTCGTATATTGACGAGCACGATGGCAGGGAACTCGTTGTTGGTGTTCCAGAACAAGGCGGCCAAGGAGCCATCGTCCAAGACGCGCTTGCACCCGGGGCGATCTACACCGCGACTGTTGATGCGGAGTCGCGGGTGTCTCTGATGCGAATCGAGATCGGCATGTCGCCGGGGACTGGCAAACTCCGGATGCCCGCAGGCATGGGGAAGGGGCTGAAGGAGTCACTCAATCGAGCGTGGGCCTATCTTCACTCCGTGAAGGAACGCGCCGGATTGGCTCCGATCATCGCCACAAAGGACTTCGCCGTCGAGGCGGTTAATCTCTCAGGAGGAGGTGGTGAGCCCGAATGTGGGGTCGCGTTCTTCGTGGCACTCATGTCGGCGCTCCAGAATCGTAATGTCGAGGGAGGGACCGTCGTGCTCGGCGACCTGACGGTGCAGGGCAATATCCGAGCGCCGGTTTCCATTGCCGAGTGCGTTCAGATGGCGCTGGATAATGGTGCGCTGAGGGTCATCGTACCGGTTGCGACGAAGAAGCAAATCTCGGTGCTTCCCGAGGAGGTCGTCGAGAAGCTCGACATCGTCTTCTATGGCGACGTGGATCGAGCTGTGATGAAGGCGATGGCGGGATGA
- a CDS encoding sensor histidine kinase yields the protein MQLPSQEAATPSTSPEHLRALVHSLPDLIIRQSIDGTYLDFVVSKAEELTASAESMRGVNIRELGLPPELTDTVLQSLKRAIEEGTVEVFEYELQVLRGLQHYESRIVRCGPNEAVCIIRNVTERKQAEKRLLAQEEELQRHRAHLEELVRQRTERLVQATRSLEERQAQLIQAEKMASLGQMAAGVAHEISSPVGYVLSNLGALNEYGAVLLPLLRLQQELLAASATGAPQEPVLERMRAQWEREDVKSILEDMPELLQESLVGARRIREIVQTLRLFAREDSREPQPADLNAELESTLKMVWNQLKYKCTVTRDFGTLPLLRCHPTQLAQVFTNLLINASQAIETQGAITLSTRHEQNAIVVRISDTGKGMTPEVRARLFTPFFTTKPREQGTGLGLSVSYSIIASHQGHIEVQSEPGQGTTFTIRLPVLPE from the coding sequence ATGCAACTCCCCTCTCAGGAAGCAGCGACGCCGAGCACGAGCCCCGAGCACCTGCGGGCCCTGGTGCACTCCCTGCCGGACCTCATCATCCGTCAGAGCATCGACGGCACCTACCTCGACTTCGTGGTCAGCAAGGCCGAGGAGCTGACCGCCTCCGCCGAGTCCATGCGGGGCGTGAACATCCGTGAGCTCGGCCTGCCCCCGGAGCTGACCGACACGGTGCTCCAGAGCCTCAAGCGGGCCATCGAGGAAGGCACCGTGGAGGTGTTCGAGTACGAGCTGCAGGTGCTCCGGGGCCTCCAGCACTACGAGTCGCGCATCGTCCGCTGCGGCCCCAACGAGGCGGTGTGCATCATCCGCAACGTCACCGAGCGCAAGCAGGCCGAGAAGCGGCTCCTGGCCCAGGAGGAAGAGCTGCAGCGCCACCGCGCCCACCTGGAGGAGCTGGTACGCCAGCGGACCGAGCGGCTGGTCCAGGCCACGCGCTCGCTGGAGGAGCGGCAGGCCCAGCTCATCCAGGCCGAGAAGATGGCCTCCCTGGGGCAGATGGCGGCGGGGGTCGCCCATGAAATCAGCAGCCCCGTGGGCTACGTGCTGAGCAACCTGGGCGCGCTCAACGAGTACGGCGCGGTGCTCCTGCCCCTGCTCCGGCTTCAGCAGGAGCTGCTGGCCGCCTCGGCCACAGGGGCCCCCCAGGAGCCCGTCCTCGAGCGCATGCGCGCGCAGTGGGAGCGTGAGGACGTGAAGTCCATCCTCGAGGACATGCCCGAGCTGCTCCAGGAGTCCCTGGTGGGCGCCCGGCGCATCCGGGAGATCGTCCAGACCCTGCGGCTGTTCGCCCGGGAGGACTCCCGGGAGCCGCAGCCCGCGGACCTGAACGCGGAGCTGGAGTCCACGCTGAAGATGGTGTGGAACCAGCTCAAGTACAAATGCACGGTGACGCGGGACTTCGGGACGCTCCCCCTGCTCCGGTGCCACCCCACCCAGCTCGCCCAGGTCTTCACCAACCTGCTCATCAACGCCTCCCAGGCCATCGAGACGCAGGGGGCCATCACCCTCTCCACGCGGCACGAGCAGAACGCCATCGTGGTGCGGATCTCCGACACGGGCAAGGGCATGACGCCCGAGGTGCGCGCCCGGCTCTTCACCCCCTTCTTCACCACCAAGCCGCGCGAACAGGGCACCGGCCTGGGGCTGTCGGTCAGCTACAGCATCATCGCCAGCCACCAGGGCCACATCGAGGTACAGAGCGAGCCGGGCCAGGGCACCACCTTCACCATCCGCCTGCCCGTGCTGCCGGAGTAG
- a CDS encoding acyl-CoA dehydrogenase family protein, whose translation MTEADLLKEAERISALLAEHAARHDQDTSFPLEGKEAICQSPLNTALQEGISWLTFGRVISTLSRGNPSFGTVWLMHQGSGITFLALPDPAQRAFFSAEFRRAAWFGNALSEPTSGNMFLMPHQEARRVEGGWRLSGAKRFVSGCEHAQYLLTNALCDGQPGFFLIDKDASIRVEDIWDTMGMRATRSQLLHMQDTFLPDSRRLVLDPSQPNAIAMGLPWISIGLAEAALAFAIGYAKERTLPPENKPLAQMQWVQFSVAEMSTRLEAARSLAMRAALATDRREPDAPFLQLQAKLVANEAALTISTSALELAGGSGYLRSRPIERYVRDAHSGPLMAWSAPVTKDFLGKALLGLLPPPPQG comes from the coding sequence ATGACGGAAGCGGATCTTCTGAAGGAGGCGGAGCGGATCAGCGCCTTGCTGGCGGAGCATGCCGCCCGGCATGACCAGGACACCTCCTTCCCCCTGGAAGGCAAGGAGGCCATCTGCCAGTCGCCGCTGAACACCGCGCTGCAGGAGGGCATCTCGTGGCTGACCTTCGGAAGGGTGATCAGCACCCTGTCCCGGGGGAATCCCTCCTTCGGCACCGTGTGGTTGATGCACCAGGGCTCGGGCATCACGTTCCTGGCCCTGCCGGACCCCGCGCAGCGGGCCTTCTTCAGCGCCGAGTTCCGCCGCGCGGCCTGGTTCGGCAACGCCCTGTCCGAGCCCACCAGCGGCAACATGTTCCTCATGCCGCACCAGGAGGCCCGCCGGGTGGAGGGAGGCTGGCGCCTCTCGGGCGCCAAGCGCTTCGTGTCCGGGTGCGAGCACGCCCAGTACCTCCTCACCAACGCCCTCTGTGATGGGCAGCCGGGCTTCTTCCTCATCGACAAGGATGCCTCCATCCGCGTGGAGGACATCTGGGACACCATGGGCATGCGCGCCACGCGCAGCCAGCTCCTGCACATGCAGGACACCTTCCTGCCGGACTCGCGGCGCCTGGTGCTGGATCCGTCCCAGCCCAACGCCATCGCCATGGGTCTGCCGTGGATCTCCATCGGCCTGGCCGAGGCGGCGCTGGCGTTCGCCATCGGCTACGCGAAGGAGCGCACGCTGCCCCCGGAGAACAAGCCGCTCGCGCAGATGCAGTGGGTGCAGTTCTCCGTGGCGGAGATGAGCACGCGCCTGGAGGCGGCCCGGTCCCTGGCCATGCGGGCCGCGCTCGCCACGGATCGCCGCGAGCCCGACGCGCCCTTCCTGCAGCTGCAGGCCAAGCTGGTGGCCAACGAGGCGGCCCTGACGATCTCCACCTCGGCGCTGGAGCTCGCCGGGGGCAGCGGCTACCTGCGCAGCCGCCCCATCGAGCGCTACGTGCGGGATGCCCACAGCGGCCCGCTCATGGCCTGGTCCGCGCCCGTGACGAAGGACTTCCTGGGCAAGGCCCTGCTGGGGCTCCTGCCGCCGCCGCCCCAGGGCTGA
- a CDS encoding PglZ domain-containing protein, whose protein sequence is MTVRDYVVQQVMERLRDRRILVWYDPEGDFYDLFREFPMPRLIRADARHSVLEARRAADGAWRKTFDPDRMQGSPDPVLIYVPKVRGSDAEVRRTEPFEAFALAGAAFGGTPGEQLSSLARRALVGREDEVDRLFAATRPTLAQLDSLAAGERYPALREGLGKDVPVEIAAEVFTHRDTVRSVCVRAPTALVELRHILSNVYGFQVPDGTQIDALAEAFVRWVLLSEFFFDLPSQLPQELVHQPRADDIRRQAVYDLCDRLRLDTHRREFYVEEAERVEHALGLMRLGERSTAFGDRDTFPFEDRAALRRAQELALGGDVAGARKLLTVRKDSVWRLDVERDQLWRLLGRCLELLEAGAAWETSAPRAASHVGEHVRAYCDDERGLWKVDQAQRLMEQAAVHPAAREGVLAVLEHGRTRYRNWVEQAQDAFLIAVGREGWPPEGVTRQTSTYARQVGPAFSDNRKVAYFLVDALRYEMGWELAKRLEALGAVHVEPAAGVVPAETVFGMAALVPGAEASFTCRIDRDELVPVVGGRAINDVPARMEAFRAVAGSRFRDMRLGEVLSQPSKQLKVSLGTMDLIVVRSTEIDEFGERTDPLTARQFMTEVVGHLLAAASRLVELGFRRLVFAADHGYILLPEALPGDTVPEPSGTWLLRKRRSLVGEIVGRSDLVHVLSAPALGVIGPVKDVAVAPRMRTFRVGNGYFHEGISLQECVVPLVVVEAKGPLKGGNQSVRVDLTFKSGQFTNRILLITATASFGDMFTDEAVPVRITVQHASSNDSVGILGDLDERDDATGLVSLKPRQPVKLPIRIADDFRGDAIVIRALHATLPDVEYGRLVLKNGTLE, encoded by the coding sequence ATGACCGTACGCGACTATGTAGTTCAACAGGTAATGGAGCGTCTGCGCGACCGTCGCATTCTTGTCTGGTACGATCCGGAAGGGGACTTCTACGACTTGTTTCGAGAGTTCCCTATGCCACGGTTGATTCGAGCGGATGCAAGGCATTCCGTGTTGGAAGCCCGTCGCGCTGCTGACGGAGCGTGGCGGAAAACCTTCGATCCTGACCGAATGCAAGGCTCACCGGACCCCGTCCTCATATACGTGCCTAAGGTACGTGGCAGCGACGCCGAGGTACGGCGTACGGAGCCCTTTGAAGCCTTCGCTCTCGCGGGGGCGGCCTTCGGTGGCACGCCAGGCGAGCAACTATCGTCGCTAGCGCGCCGTGCACTGGTGGGTCGAGAGGACGAGGTAGACCGCCTGTTCGCGGCGACGCGTCCGACGTTGGCCCAGTTGGATAGCCTCGCGGCGGGAGAGCGGTATCCTGCTCTGCGCGAAGGATTGGGCAAGGACGTTCCTGTAGAGATTGCGGCCGAAGTGTTCACCCATCGTGATACGGTGCGGAGCGTGTGTGTGCGCGCGCCGACAGCGCTCGTCGAACTGCGACACATCCTCTCCAATGTGTACGGCTTCCAGGTGCCAGACGGCACGCAGATTGATGCGCTTGCCGAAGCATTCGTCCGATGGGTGCTGCTCTCCGAATTCTTCTTCGATCTGCCAAGCCAGCTGCCCCAGGAACTTGTTCATCAGCCTCGTGCTGACGACATACGGCGGCAAGCGGTGTACGACCTGTGTGATCGACTTCGGCTAGACACCCACCGGCGCGAATTCTATGTGGAGGAGGCAGAGCGCGTGGAGCATGCGCTGGGTTTGATGCGTCTCGGCGAGCGCTCTACGGCCTTTGGAGATCGAGACACGTTCCCGTTTGAGGATCGCGCTGCGCTTCGACGCGCTCAGGAACTGGCGTTGGGTGGGGACGTGGCGGGGGCTCGCAAACTGCTCACGGTTCGTAAGGACTCGGTCTGGCGCCTTGATGTGGAGCGCGACCAACTCTGGCGCCTGCTTGGCCGTTGCTTGGAACTGCTGGAGGCGGGCGCAGCTTGGGAGACAAGCGCGCCGCGTGCCGCTAGCCACGTAGGTGAGCATGTCCGCGCCTACTGCGATGACGAAAGGGGGCTATGGAAGGTTGATCAGGCACAGCGGCTGATGGAGCAGGCTGCGGTGCATCCCGCAGCCCGAGAGGGCGTATTGGCAGTTTTGGAGCATGGGCGCACCCGCTATCGAAACTGGGTTGAGCAAGCTCAGGACGCATTCCTGATTGCCGTGGGACGTGAAGGCTGGCCGCCGGAAGGTGTTACCCGCCAGACGTCCACCTATGCGCGTCAGGTCGGGCCAGCCTTCAGCGACAATCGGAAAGTGGCGTACTTCTTGGTGGATGCGCTGCGCTACGAAATGGGATGGGAGCTGGCGAAGCGCCTGGAGGCGCTTGGCGCGGTGCACGTCGAGCCCGCCGCGGGGGTGGTGCCCGCCGAAACTGTTTTTGGCATGGCAGCGCTAGTTCCAGGGGCGGAGGCTTCCTTCACGTGCAGGATCGACCGCGATGAGCTGGTCCCGGTGGTAGGTGGAAGGGCGATCAATGATGTTCCTGCCCGTATGGAGGCTTTCCGCGCAGTTGCAGGCTCCCGCTTTCGGGACATGCGGCTCGGCGAAGTGTTGTCCCAGCCCAGCAAGCAACTCAAGGTATCGTTGGGCACGATGGATCTCATCGTGGTTCGCAGCACGGAGATTGACGAGTTCGGTGAGCGGACTGATCCACTCACCGCTCGTCAGTTCATGACTGAGGTAGTCGGTCACCTGCTTGCAGCAGCCTCTCGGTTGGTGGAACTGGGATTCCGCCGACTCGTCTTCGCTGCCGACCACGGCTACATATTGCTCCCTGAAGCTCTCCCAGGCGACACCGTGCCTGAGCCGTCCGGTACCTGGTTGCTGCGGAAACGGCGGAGTCTTGTCGGTGAGATCGTCGGTCGTTCTGACCTCGTGCATGTGCTCTCGGCGCCCGCGCTGGGCGTCATCGGGCCGGTCAAGGACGTTGCAGTAGCCCCACGCATGCGGACTTTCCGAGTAGGGAATGGCTACTTCCACGAGGGGATATCGCTCCAAGAGTGCGTTGTACCGCTTGTAGTTGTTGAGGCGAAGGGGCCATTGAAGGGAGGTAATCAATCTGTTCGCGTCGACCTGACCTTCAAGTCGGGCCAGTTTACGAATCGCATCTTGCTGATTACGGCGACTGCAAGTTTCGGCGACATGTTCACGGACGAGGCGGTTCCAGTCCGTATTACGGTGCAGCACGCATCTTCTAACGACAGTGTTGGTATCCTTGGCGATCTTGACGAGCGGGACGATGCAACAGGGCTTGTAAGCCTCAAGCCGAGGCAGCCGGTGAAGTTGCCAATTCGCATCGCTGACGACTTCCGAGGAGACGCCATCGTGATTCGTGCACTGCACGCGACCCTGCCAGATGTTGAGTACGGTCGTCTTGTGCTCAAGAACGGAACCTTGGAGTAA
- a CDS encoding fatty acyl-AMP ligase: MSTPGAVQSLFPLEGAGESLLPSSPGGNLVSPARSLQVVPSLYSDLDLVSLLRMRSQMQPHQLAYSYETDHGEVRLTYAELDRQARIVAAQLQAANGAGARALLLYHPGPDFLAGFFGCLYAGVIAVPAYPPRAPFRPEDRNVRRIFSIAQDASPRFVITTDSVRTKLRDISNILPGVEHWLASDIQEGPGAEAWLPFCPQQDDLAFLQYTSGSTGAPKGVMVSHGNIIANERMISIGFGMTEKSLIGGWLPVFHDMGLIGHVLQPMYLGVPCFLMSPMSFMKRPFRWLDLISRNRLTVSGAPDFAYRFCVEAVSEEEKKRLDLSSWELAFNGAEPVRSETLENFSAAFASCGFRRSAFYPTYGCAEATLFVAGGLKEAPPVKLVVQRSELERGRAVEAAEGGTQDVRVLIGCGKSAAGQKLSIVHPDTRVQAAEGEVGEIWVSGPNVTGGYWNRTEESEERFRAPLAGAESRLCYRTGDLGFLRDGELFITGRASDLIIIRGLNHYPEDIELTVGAAHEHFLMSCAVSIDVDGEERVVVVQEVSREFPDEQTDQAGAAARRALSEFHGLDMHSLILLPRGRLPRTSSGKVQRRVCREMLLKGTLEPIVVWTGPQQPPTLS, from the coding sequence ATGAGTACGCCAGGAGCGGTCCAGTCCCTGTTTCCCCTGGAGGGTGCCGGGGAGAGCCTCCTTCCGAGCTCGCCGGGAGGCAACCTCGTCAGTCCCGCGCGGTCCCTCCAGGTGGTGCCTTCGCTGTACAGCGACCTGGACCTCGTCTCGTTGCTCCGCATGCGCAGCCAGATGCAGCCCCACCAACTGGCCTACTCCTACGAGACCGACCACGGCGAGGTCCGCCTCACGTACGCCGAGCTGGACCGTCAGGCGCGCATCGTGGCCGCGCAGCTCCAGGCCGCCAACGGGGCCGGGGCGCGCGCGCTGCTCCTGTACCACCCGGGGCCGGACTTCCTCGCGGGCTTCTTCGGGTGCCTCTACGCAGGGGTGATTGCCGTGCCGGCGTATCCCCCGCGGGCGCCTTTCCGCCCGGAGGACCGCAATGTCCGCCGGATCTTCTCCATCGCCCAGGATGCCAGCCCGCGGTTCGTCATCACCACGGACTCGGTGCGCACCAAGCTGCGGGACATCTCCAACATCCTGCCCGGGGTCGAGCACTGGCTGGCCAGCGACATCCAGGAGGGGCCGGGGGCCGAGGCGTGGTTGCCCTTCTGCCCCCAGCAGGACGACCTGGCGTTCCTCCAGTACACCTCGGGCTCCACGGGCGCGCCCAAGGGCGTCATGGTCAGCCATGGGAACATCATCGCCAACGAGCGGATGATCTCCATCGGCTTCGGCATGACCGAGAAGAGCCTCATCGGCGGCTGGTTGCCGGTGTTCCATGACATGGGGCTCATCGGCCACGTCCTCCAGCCGATGTACTTGGGCGTGCCGTGCTTCCTCATGTCGCCCATGTCGTTCATGAAGCGGCCCTTCCGCTGGTTGGACCTCATCTCGCGCAACCGCCTGACCGTGAGCGGCGCGCCGGACTTCGCCTACCGGTTCTGCGTCGAGGCCGTCTCGGAGGAGGAGAAGAAGCGCCTGGACCTGTCGTCCTGGGAGCTGGCGTTCAACGGCGCCGAGCCCGTGCGCAGCGAGACGCTGGAGAACTTCTCCGCGGCCTTCGCCTCCTGCGGCTTCCGCCGGAGCGCCTTCTACCCCACGTATGGGTGCGCGGAGGCGACGCTGTTCGTGGCGGGCGGCCTGAAGGAGGCCCCTCCCGTGAAGCTCGTCGTCCAGCGCTCGGAGCTGGAGCGGGGCCGGGCCGTCGAAGCGGCCGAGGGCGGCACACAGGATGTGCGCGTGCTGATCGGCTGCGGAAAGAGCGCCGCGGGCCAGAAGCTGTCCATCGTCCACCCCGACACCCGCGTGCAGGCCGCGGAGGGCGAGGTGGGGGAGATCTGGGTGTCCGGCCCGAACGTGACCGGCGGGTACTGGAACCGGACCGAGGAGAGCGAGGAGCGCTTCCGGGCGCCCCTCGCGGGCGCGGAGTCCCGGCTCTGCTACCGCACGGGCGACCTGGGCTTCCTGCGCGACGGAGAGCTGTTCATCACGGGGCGGGCGAGCGATCTGATCATCATCCGCGGCCTCAACCACTACCCGGAGGACATCGAGCTGACCGTGGGCGCCGCGCATGAGCACTTCCTGATGTCGTGCGCGGTGTCCATCGACGTGGACGGGGAGGAGCGCGTCGTCGTGGTGCAGGAGGTGTCGCGCGAGTTCCCGGACGAGCAGACCGACCAGGCAGGCGCCGCAGCGCGCCGGGCGCTGTCCGAGTTCCATGGCCTGGACATGCACTCGCTGATTCTGCTGCCCCGTGGCCGGTTGCCCCGGACCTCCAGCGGCAAGGTGCAGCGGCGCGTCTGCCGCGAGATGCTCCTGAAGGGGACGCTGGAGCCCATCGTGGTCTGGACGGGCCCCCAGCAGCCCCCCACGCTGTCGTAG